AATAGCTGGACAGTGACACtcagaccccagcctgggtgagccTGGCTGAAAGCCCCCTTCTTTTCGGTCCGACTGTGGAGAGAGGGGGCGGAGCATCCACAACTCTACCGATGACCTTCAGTCCTTTAAGCCCAGCTACCAGCATTGGAATGGCCTCGTCCTCACTGGAGCCTTCAAACAGATAGGACGGCTGTTCCTAAGTCCTGTGAGAGGCCACCTCCTGCTGCATGCTCCCACTCATGCAGGGCAGACGCACTGTGGCCCAGCCGGCCATAGTTCCCGCGGCTCCCGGTGTACAGCTCCCCCTCCGCAGTGATGGCCGCGCTGTAAGTGCTCCCGCAAGGGATATGCACCACATGCTTCCCGGCCTGCTTTCCAGAGAAGGCGGAGATCACCTTAGGCTCCTCCAGAAGCCTTGGGGAGGAAGAGAATAAACATGAATGCCCTTCTTCTTGGTGTTCTTATTAGTGTTAGCAAAGGAAATTCACTATCCAAATGGAGACCATGAGAGCATCAGGCCAGTTTCACCTTCCAGGAATCTTATAAAATAAGGAAGAGAGAATTTGAACACCTAACACCTCCATGACTTTTTGTTAAGTTGGAACCCGACGCCAAGCGTGGTATCCAGTAGAATTACAAAAACagggtgaaagacttgtacaataggctgggcacggtggctcacacctgtaatcccagcactgtgggaggctgcggtgggcggatcacctgaggtcaggagtttgagaccagcctggctaacgtggtgaaacctcgtctctactaaaaatacaaaattagctgggaatggtggtgggcccctgtaagcccagctaactggaaggctgaggcaggagaatcgcttgaacccgggaggcagaggttgcagttagctgagatcacaccattgcactccaacgtgggcaacaagagcaaaactccatctcaaaaaaggagaCTTGTACAGTAAAGTCCATTGCAGCTTTCTTCACAATGGCCCAAAACCACGGTCCATCCGCAACAGAAGGAAGGAATTACCCACACACCCAGCAATGCGGCTGGATCTCAGGACATCATGCTACGTGAAAGATGCCagaaacaaaacaccacatgCTGTATGGCTTTGTTTACCTTCAATTatggaaaagacaaaatagtAACAACAGAGGGCAGAGCGGAGGTTGTCAGGAACtggagggaggaagtggggatCAACTCAAAGGGTACAAACAGGGCCCTGGAAGCGACGGGAACGCCCCATGTCTTGATGGTGGTGACTCCCCAGCTGAGGGCACTGGCCAAAACCCATCCAACTCTACACCTGAAACTCAGTCATCTGGTTGTACGTAAGCCTCAAAGCTGACTgacatttatatgtatttgttaaatgaatgtgGCTGGAATGAAGCCAGCACTCTGCAGTCTGTATCTTACAAATGAAAAGTATGAGGCAACAGGGATTAGGGTAGAGAAGTCTTACTAGTTGAAGAAATTGCAAAGTTAACAAAATATCCTATTCTTAGGATCCAGGATACGTTCCTATGATGGATGACATTTTCTTGAGAATCTATACAAGCCAGGCCTCTCCAAAGGCATGGTTTACTCACTTTGTGACCTACTAGTCTGCAAAATACACACAGTGGCACAGGCGCACACAGCGACAGTGCAATGACTCTACCCTAGTACAATCTCTCCCTTATTCAGCTTAAGTTTCAACTTCCCCAAAAGGTTATCTCCAGCTTCTGCCATCTGCACtgatctctcttccttccttgaaGTCCTAGAAGAAGGGATAAGTTACTCATCCTAGCACTTACTCTGCACTGAGAATTGTTttactatgaaatattttatacaaagtCAGTAATAAATACCTAAAGGAAATAAGCAGACATACCACCCTGTCCTGTACCTCAATGCCTTTCAAGTCCCGTGTACCCCATGTCAATCCCAGCCCTTAGGATCCAGTGTGACAATGACAGCTATAAATTCCATGGAGATcgatcttttctttttcactcgTTTTACATTTGTCTGAATCCCTTACAACACTGTCAGGGTTGGGCTGTTCTGAGCTTGGCATACATGTACTGCACAATACGCATCACTCTGCTTTTCTCCCAGTTTGGGATCTTCCCAGCAGATGCCATTGGCAATGATGCCCTCAACTCCACCCTGTGGTGTGCATGGCCCCTGCCCTCCAGGCTCCTCTCAAGGACACAAGGGCAGTCATGACTACGCTCATTGCACATTCTGCACTGTCCGCTCCCTGCTCAGGGCTCCGGCCCGCATGAAATGGGCTTGCTGGGTTGATGTGTACATACATCCCTCATTTAAACCTAATGCCAGAGTTCCACGCACAACAGCAAAGTACAAGACGGTTCCCATCACTCATGGGGCTGGCAGACCTCCCAATTTTTACAACCTGGCATTTATAACaactttatttctgttctttcacaatAAAAGATTCCACCGAATAGGATGATATTACGAAGAAACTGCTGACTTTTGTTCCTGTAAAAATAATCTAATGGTTCAAGGAAAGGGTGAGAACCTTATCTATGGGAGACAGGGGGAATTGTTTGTGAAGGAAGGAACAGTGCTGCGGGATTTGTCCTGGCAAACTCCACAGTGGGGATGCGGTTTGAGTAGAGAGAAGGCGGCCAAGGCTGCATGGGGTGGAGAAGAGCAGAAAGGCCGATTCCCGTTGCCTTCCACACATGGGCAGAGAGTTCCGAAGCCGTCACCAAGGAGGGGGCATATCACAGTGTCCCGCTCCACCCCAGCGCTGCACGTCGGGGCAGCTGGAAAACACCTGCACACACTCCTGCGCTCCAGCCTGTCGAGGATATGGCAACATAAAAGAGGAGTGTGTCCCTGCAGGAATGAGCGATACATACACAGTGTCCCCATGGCCCAGCCGTCCGCCGTCCCCTAAGCCCAGGAGTATACCTCTCCAGCGGCAGCCAAGGCTATGCAGTGGTGACCATCAGAATGGGCAGCAATTTTTACAATGTTTCTGGAGGCAAGGCCTTGGACCAGCGGTGGggcctaaaaaaaagaaaaataggaagaaaagtcATCATCAGtccaaggaaaatgaaatcagCGCAGCTCTCCTTTATCATGTATCTCTGAGCAAACCCTGCTCTAACCGGAAGTGGGGCATAAGTCTCTGCGGGCCACGGGGCCGGCTCTCCAGCCCTTCCCACCCAGCACCAACAGAACAGCGGGCAGCCTCCAAGTGCTCTGTGGCAAGACCAGAGCCGATGCGGGGGCAGGGCAGGCTACTCCTTGCGACAGAGACGTGCAGCCGACAGGGAGGAACACCCTGCTTTAATAAAAACATGCCACGTCCCAATGTGCCATTATCCCCATGAGGCCCAACTCCCTCATCTGTCACCTGCCTGGCCACAAAGTCAAATGAGTTTACACATGGAACATGAATTTACAAAGGGGAATCTCATGATTAGCAATGAGTTTCACTGTAAGGACTTCCTAACCTTCACAACCCAAATCTTGACAATATTACAGCTGAGACCATTAAACATAATATACAATAAACAGAAGCTTATCAATCTTCACAAATCAAATGGCTTCAAGAAAGACCAGAGCTTGTGCATCTGCAGTACAGACCCTGCCCGCCAAGGGAACACTGCAGGCACAGTGCCCAGACACTCACCAGTGTGGCACTATTGTAGGCCTGTGTGTGCACCCAGCCATTGTGTGACAGAATCAGGAAGCGCTTCTCTGCACAGGCAATCTGTGTGACTCCCAGCTTGGCCAGGCCTTCGCACTGGATCGGACCAATCACATTGGCATAGTATTTCCATCCTATTAACCCCCAACCTATGACCTCTTGCAATGATCCCTGTAAGATAagaaagtaaactttttttttttacaatagcaaaagaaaaaaaaaagactgggagtAACACTGAGATAttataagctaaaaaaaaagcaaatgaaaatatgctGCTTCAAAACATCAAAATAGCTGGTACCACACCATACCACCTCATTTAACAGGTATGATGAGGCGACTGAACAGGTTAGTTTTCCATTTCCATCGCATTTCATTTTAAGAGAGTCCATTAAAAAGTAGTATCAATAGCCCTTAAATactaatatactttaaaatgctcAAACTACATCAGGGTCACCATTTTGTGCTTTAGGAGGCAAAATCCCAAAAGCCCACACACGAGGCTGGGAGACCAGCATCCGTGTTGGCGGTGAGAGAAATCAAGTCGTGCAGGAGCAACCTGGTGACAACCAGGCCACACTGGGTGCATCCCCACCTGCACATGGGCACGGGCACACACGCGTGCACATGTGCAGCACACGTGTTCCAGGGCAGGCCCTGCAGCactatttgtgtttgttttattgttgttgttattattgtttgagaaggagtttcactcttattgcccaggctggagtgcagcggtgccatctcggctcactgcaacctccgcctcccgggttcaagtgattctcctgcctcagcttcccgagtagctgggattacaggcatgtgccaccatgcccggctaatttttgtagtttttagtagagatggggtttctccaaattggccaggctgttctaaaactcccaacctcaggtgatcccaccacctcggcctcccaaagtgctgggattacaggcgtgagtcaccacaccaggccctcAGCACTATTTGTATAGCAACATTGTGGCAATAAGCCCAAGTGTCCACCAGTAAGAGACTCACTAAACAAAGATACATAAAACTCACATCCGCACACTGAATACTAAGTTGCTTTATAAAAACAAAGAGCGACACTCTGATAAAGTACTCCAGTACGTATGATTAGTAAAAAACACACCACAAGTAATGCAACCTGCTACCACTAGGTACTCATTCCAGAGAACAAGGAGGTTACAGAGGAGACTGGAAAGTCAGAGGGAGCAGGTGGGAAACTGGGTAGAAGGGGTGGGCAGGGAAAGCAACAGTGTGTCTCTGCCTAGGTTTGATTTTCGAACCATGTgactgtattcctttttttttttttttttttttttgagacaaagtctggctctgtcacccaggttggagtgcaatggcaggatcttggctcagtgcaaactccgcctcccgggttcacaccattctcctgcctcagcctcccgagtagctgggactacaggcgcccgccaccacgcctggctaattttttgtatttttagtagagacagggtttcaccgtgttcgccaggatggtctcgatctcctgaccttgtgatccgcccacctcggcctcccaaagtgctgggattacaggcatcagccaccacgtggggccttttttttaatgactgtaaaacaaaataaagactcttcatattagaaataaaatgttataaaaatcgATTCAAAACTAAGATTACTGTTATACCCTGGCAAAGTTCACCACCATTCCCAAAGCCAGTTTTCTCATTGACATAATGAGATACAACAGCATGCATGAGGTCCTCAGCGGGCCTGCACCCTACAGGTGCTCCACACACGCAAATCACTACTATTACCATTACTATTACATGACAGATAGAATATAGAATTATACTGTCACTACCATAACCAGCATTACATACTAAGACAGCCCGCCTTCGGAGTATAAAGAAGGCTGTGGAACCCCCTGCAGAAGGTGGGAGGGCCTGGGGCTGCGGATAAGGGGAAGCTCTCTGGGGCTGTGCTACCTGAACCTGGAAACTGGGCCCCCAGGTTGGGTCCCTAGGCCTCTGCACCTCAGCTTGCTCATCACTCACTCTCCACACGGGGAACACCTTCAACTGCAAACACATTTAAAACCACAAGCCAGCTCCCCCATCAACACCAGAAAACCAAGTCTCCACACGGGCCCAGGATGAGAACCTAGAGGCGGTACTAGCCACAAAACACACGGAGAACGTGGTTCTTGCACACACCTTATGAGACGTCGGAGCGCTACACAGCGGAGGCAAACAGGGCGTAGCCGGACGGTCTAAATGGCCCATGACGACAACCACGGTCTGTCGCAGATCAGTGGCAAGCTCGCTGTCTTGGGGAAGGGTGAGGTACCTCAGGAAACTCTCGCTGGGGCTCAGAGGGCCAGACAAAAGctagaaaggaaaagtaaacagACATTCAGAAATGGTggcaaaaattaaagtaatacaATTAgcccttaagaaaataaaaaaccactctttatattttggtatttaCTCATGTGGCCCATCAAATGACCATGTCGATGATACAGTTATACTACACATCTATATATTTATGCAGCATATAAACTGACTGCACAAATGTCTAAATTTGCTATATACACGTCCACAACATTGACGGTGCATGTATACACTTATGATACCACAGTAAGTTGAGTCCACACAGATTACCAACACAACCAAACCACCCCGCAGGCCTAGGACCCCTGGAGAAAGGCAGAACCACCTCTGGGGGAACCCAGCGCAGCATCTCAAGCTGGCCTTGAAATCCAAAACCAAAACCTTTACTTTAATCTAAACCTTGCCCACTCTGGAAAACACCTATTTTCATTTGCAAATTAAATCATAATTCTAATTCTTCTATAGGCAGAAGAGCCCGATGATTATTCAAGACtgccaaataatagaaaaattaaaccaAAGCACGATACTGGAATGCCTAAGACTTTCCCAAAAAGACTGGCAAAATCCAACCTGTACTTGACCTGCAAGGACCAGCAGTCCTGGAGGTTTAGGCCCAGGGCCCCGCACACCTGCTCCTCCCCGAGCGCGGCATCCACACCTGTTAAGTGGGGAACTGGTACTCAACAGAGTGACAGCTCAGGTGACATGCCCTGCACAGAGCCCAGTACACAGGAAGGGCCAACAAAGCAGGCCACTGTTTTCGTTGTTCTTTTCCGGTACTGATTTAAACGTGCGTGTTTCAAGCTTGGTTCTGTGCTGACAAGGAAGTCGGTGTTCACTGATTCAAGTCTTCTCCACAAACAAGTGACCTCCCACACCTGTCTCATGTGACTCGCTGCTGTTTCCACCAAAAAAAACACTGCTGTGGACACGCACGCTGGTCTTGCTTAAAAAATAACTAGAATCCAGTGCCACCTAAACACAAAGTTCCATCATACACACTCACGTGCATGTCGCCCTCGGAGTGGGGTGTATCCTTCCTGCAAATGATGCTCTGGAACCTTTGCAGCAAGGGCAAAAGCGGGGCGTTGGTGCCCTGGGTGGGAACGCTCATTGTCAGTCTCCTGTGCCCCGCTGTCCCACAGCTGAACCAACAACAGGATGGTAGACAACATTTGGCTAAGGAGAAAAGATATTCATTCCTAGTAAAAacacattaacttttttttttcatggttaatcaaaaataaaagcaaacagcTAGATAGAAGTGAACAAATACTTGGGATCTGGAAGGAAATGAAAGTAAAGCTGTGGTAATTAAATCACTGAATTGACACTGAGATTTTAGCACACAATATCGCCTTCTGCTGATAGGAAAGACCAGTTAAGAAGCCCAAAGAGCACATTTACATGAAAGCTCTAGGATCTTAAATTTAtggaataaaaacaattaaatgaggaaaactgaaagaaaaaaaaagaacagttccCAGACTAGAAAAACGAGCATAAAAAAGGAGGTGAAGAAAAGGTAAAGAGAGAGCGAGCTCTGGGACGTGGTTCTCTGGTTACAGAGCACCACACATCTGCTGCAGTCACAAACCATTCAGTGAAATGCACACAGTGCTACAGGTATGTGGATACAGACACACTTCCCCAAAGCGTTCCCAGTCTGCGCCAGCCCTCACCTCAGCGTGCCTCTCTGCACAGCCAGCTCCAGCAGGATGACCAGGGCCAA
The window above is part of the Macaca fascicularis isolate 582-1 chromosome 7, T2T-MFA8v1.1 genome. Proteins encoded here:
- the LOC135971759 gene encoding E3 ubiquitin-protein ligase HERC2-like isoform X1, coding for MVENRCTGMFTERQAPKDQKRPPAGPALGPGHPAGAGCAERHAEGTNAPLLPLLQRFQSIICRKDTPHSEGDMHLLSGPLSPSESFLRYLTLPQDSELATDLRQTVVVVMGHLDRPATPCLPPLCSAPTSHKGSLQEVIGWGLIGWKYYANVIGPIQCEGLAKLGVTQIACAEKRFLILSHNGWVHTQAYNSATLAPPLVQGLASRNIVKIAAHSDGHHCIALAAAGEAGAQECVQVFSSCPDVQRWGGAGHCDMPPPW
- the LOC135971759 gene encoding E3 ubiquitin-protein ligase HERC2-like isoform X2, translated to MSVPTQGTNAPLLPLLQRFQSIICRKDTPHSEGDMHLLSGPLSPSESFLRYLTLPQDSELATDLRQTVVVVMGHLDRPATPCLPPLCSAPTSHKGSLQEVIGWGLIGWKYYANVIGPIQCEGLAKLGVTQIACAEKRFLILSHNGWVHTQAYNSATLAPPLVQGLASRNIVKIAAHSDGHHCIALAAAGEAGAQECVQVFSSCPDVQRWGGAGHCDMPPPW